The following are encoded together in the Culex pipiens pallens isolate TS chromosome 1, TS_CPP_V2, whole genome shotgun sequence genome:
- the LOC120416025 gene encoding protein O-GlcNAcase, with protein sequence MAEPSKEQQQQQQLSPVLGSGDSKPRCDGSEREASFLCGVVEGFYGRPWTTEQRKDLFRKMKQWGMDSYIYAPKDDYKHRAYWRELYTVEEADHLTGLISAAHEQNINFYYALSPGLDITYSSSKELATLKRKLDQVSQFGCKAFALLFDDIEPEMSKPDKEVFQSFAYAQVSVTNEVYNHLNCPRFLFCPTQYCSSRAVPTVKQSEYLNTLGSKLIGNIDILWTGEKVISKLLTVECIQEITEVLKRPPVIWDNLHANDYDQKRVFLGPYSGRSPEIIPLLRGVVTNPNCEFHANSIAIQTLAFWSKCSSDTKISSSVSSDIKLETENEDGICQEDAPAFLSQNVYHPRLALKNAIANWLPEFYQEKEAWGPISKPQPAVTMVMPIIPIIPSVNTCMTLTSTSTTTTTTANPMPVPEVNTTQLQLFADVCSTVTSAPESVPAPIMNSLVSATKVVTNESLPNPVAAAVTNLAIPTTIPISSIPGPIMSIKTTDASIDDCSGEDKGNMSEPLEDDAVIENDLEQQQLDESTEKRKSLEIPLLVDEELKTEEEVQAKVDLDENEVKMVDASEENMTVNDEVVINQVKINIEEDDGGVKAVEPMECGSSLTSPKHVMKTHFDDVMMSETTSTCSGSMQVESSDTSLVSNAEMAEFKNAHEKELTCADIMLLCDLFYLPFEHGSKALQLLAEFHWLKINAQVLCKNRSRKPSLATTPTAGDSKSAASDGHHLNNGTTSGESSTTTKDGCNKSEVQEWIRRSETFENLCQTIFRVTRKIARCPNKELCYDLFSYVWDIAAVLSMLSAYVKWLAMGNFPANINSYTQGGYTWFSKGWKETFTSGDQEPWVFRGGLVADLQRLIPLDVGNDLFLYKLPETSAVNLYTMRPYVYTDEAILLDVCNRTANDGEPFNLGSDTLKNVLADRYLGPFLTIAPQLCIVAENNRSEVVGYACAAIDTKTFLRNMEQCWVPEMCLKYPLSILENGVPPQEPPSSPTGTTAQANQLARDCILYFHNFKNDYPVAVLNTHPSILSTRILKPHLLEDEALGKRLVTVLLAMLRSNGSSSGVHVCIEQTDQFMYQFYSKLGFVELYREDCGDSVVYLGRNF encoded by the exons ATGGCCGAACCATCGaaggaacagcagcagcagcagcaattgtCTCCGGTGCTCGGTTCCGGCGATAGTAAACCGCGCTGTGATGGGTCGGAACGGGAGGCCAGCTTCCTGTGCGGCGTGGTGGAAGGATTTTACGGGCGGCCGTGGACGACGGAGCAGCGCAAGGATCTGTTCCGGAAGATGAAGCAATGGGGCATGGACTCGTACATTTATGCCCCGAAGGATGACTACAAACACCGAGCTTACTGGCGGGAGCTGTACACCGTCGAGGAGGCGGACCATTTGACCGGGCTGATTAGTGCGGCCCACGAGCagaatattaatttttattacgcGCTTTCGCCGGGGTTGGACATCACGTACAGCAGCAGTAAGGAGCTGGCCACTTTGAAGCGAAAGCTGGACCAGGTGTCACAGTTTGGGTGTAAAGCGTTCGCGTTGCTGTTCGATGACATCGAGCCGGAAATGAGCAAACCGGACAAGGAAGTGTTCCAGAGCTTTGCGTACGCGCAGGTGTCGGTGACGAACGAGGTTTACAACCACTTGAATTGTCCCCGGTTTCTGTTTTGTCCGACGCAGTACTGCAGTTCAAGGGCGGTTCCCACGGTGAAGCAGTCGGAATATCTCAACACGCTGGGAAGTAAGCTTATCGGCAACATTGACATTCTGTGGACCGGCGAGAAGGTCATTTCCAAGCTGCTTACGGTCGAGTGCATTCAGGAGATCACGGAAGTGCTCAAACGACCGCCCGTTATTTGGGACAATCTGCACGCCAACGATTACGACCAGAAGCGTGTCTTCCTGGGTCCGTACTCGGGCCGCTCGCCGGAGATTATTCCGCTGCTGCGCGGCGTGGTCACCAACCCGAACTGTGAGTTTCACGCCAATTCCATCGCCATTCAGACGCTTGCCTTTTGGAGCAAGTGCAGCTCAGACACGAAGATCAGTTCGTCCGTGTCGTCGGATATTAAGCTGGAAACGGAAAACGAGGACGGAATTTGCCAGGAGGATGCGCCAGCCTTTTTGTCGCAGAATGTGTACCATCCACGGCTGGCGCTTAAAAATGCCATCGCAAACTGGTTGCCGGAGTTTTATCAAG AAAAGGAAGCGTGGGGACCGATCAGCAAACCGCAACCGGCTGTAACTA TGGTCATGCCCATCATTCCAATCATTCCATCGGTGAATACGTGCATGACGCTGACGAGCAccagcacgacgacgacgaccaccgCGAACCCGATGCCCGTGCCCGAGGTCAACACGACGCAGCTGCAGCTTTTCGCGGACGTTTGCAGCACCGTAACGAGCGCCCCGGAAAGCGTGCCCGCGCCAATCATGAACTCGCTCGTGTCCGCCACCAAGGTCGTCACCAACGAATCACTGCCAAATCCGGTGGCCGCCGCCGTGACGAACCTTGCCATCCCGACGACCATCCCCATCTCGAGCATTCCCGGCCCGATCATGAGCATTAAAACGACGGACGCGTCAATCGACGACTGCAGCGGCGAGGACAAGGGCAACATGAGCGAACCGTTGGAGGACGACGCCGTGATTGAGAACGAcctggagcagcagcagctggacgAATCGACGGAGAAGCGAAAATCACTAGAAATTCCACTGCTCGTAGACGAGGAACTCAAGACCGAGGAGGAGGTGCAAGCTAAGGTTGATCTGGACGAAAACGAGGTGAAAATGGTCGATGCGAGTGAGGAGAACATGACCGTCAACGATGAGGTGGTGATCAATCAGGTTAAAATCAACATTGAGGAGGACGACGGCGGCGTGAAGGCGGTGGAACCGATGGAGTGCGGAAGTAGTCTGACGTCGCCGAAGCACGTGATGAAGACCCACTTTGACGACGTGATGATGTCGGAGACGACATCG ACCTGTTCCGGAAGCATGCAAGTTGAGAGTTCGGACACGTCGTTGGTATCGAACGCAGAGATGGCAGAGTTCAA GAACGCCCACGAAAAGGAACTGACCTGCGCCGACATCATGCTGCTGTGCGACTTGTTCTATCTACCGTTCGAGCACGGCAGCAAGGCGCTCCAGCTGTTGGCCGAGTTCCACTGGCTCAAGATAAACGCCCAGGTGCTGTGCAAAAACCGGTCACGCAAGCCAAGCCTGGCGACGACTCCGACTGCGGGGGATTCGAAGAGTGCAGCCAGTGACGGTCACCACTTGAACAACGGAACGACGTCCGGTGAATCTAGCACCACCACCAAGGATGGCTGCAACAAGAGCGAGGTGCAGGAATGGATTCGCCGGTCGGAGACGTTCGAGAATCTTTGTCAGACGATTTTCCGAGTGACGCGCAAGATTGCCCGCTGTCCAAACAAGGAGCTGTGCTACGATCTGTTTTCGTACGTGTGGGACATTGCGGCCGTGCTGTCAATGCTGAGCGCTTACGTCAAGTGGCTCGCAATGGGGAACTTTCCGGCCAACATTAATTCTTACACCCAGGGCGGTTACACCT GGTTCAGCAAAGGTTGGAAGGAAACCTTCACTTCCGGTGATCAGGAGCCGTGGGTGTTTCGGGGTGGTTTGGTGGCAGACCTGCAGCGACTTATCCCGCTGGACGTCGGAAACGATTTGTTCCTGTACAAACTGCCGGAAACGTCCGCGGTCAACCTTTACACGATGCGACCCTACGTTTACACCGACGAGGCGATCCTGCTGGACGTATGCAACCGGACGGCGAATGACGGTGAACCCTTCAACCTCGGTTCGGACACTTTGAAGAACGTACTAGCCGATCGATACCTGGGACCGTTTCTGACAATCGCCCCGCAGCTCTGCATCGTGGCGGAGAACAATCGTTCCGAAGTTGTCGGATACGCGTGTGCCGCAATAGACACCAAGACCTTCCTGCGCAACATGGAACAGTGCTGGGTCCCGGAAATGTGTCTCAAGTATCCACTATCCATATTGGAAAACGGAGTCCCTCCACAAGAACCACCCAGCTCACCAACCGGCACCACCGCCCAAGCAAACCAGCTCGCTCGCGATTGTATTCTGTATTTCCATAACTTTAAGAACGATTATCCTGTCGCGGTCCTAAACACCCACCCGTCGATTCTGTCCACCCGCATCCTCAAACCCCATCTGCTGGAAGACGAAGCGCTAGGCAAACGTCTCGTAACCGTCCTGCTGGCAATGCTACGCTCAAACGGATCTTCCAGCGGTGTTCACGTGTGCATCGAGCAAACCGATCAGTTTATGTACCAATTCTACAGCAAGCTGGGCTTCGTCGAGCTGTACCGGGAGGACTGCGGCGACTCCGTGGTCTACTTGGGCCGGAACTTTTGA
- the LOC120415949 gene encoding uncharacterized protein LOC120415949 isoform X2: protein MTSKRIIVIDGGFSTQLATHVGQTTLDKDPLWSSRYNATNPNAVIETHLDFLKAGADCILTNTYQASIEGYMDFLNLSEEDSIKLIKTTVELAKLARTRYLAEKIENKTHKIPWVVGSIGPYGAHLHDGSEYTGAYADTVPYARIQKWHRQRINAVLEAGVDALAIETIPCRKEAEALLELLTTEHPTVRFWVSFQCKDGVNTARGENFAETSAAIWSQARALKNPNLLAIGVNCLHPVHAVQLLKTVNERRPDDDKIPLIVYPNSGEIWDNGVWKGEEDCVPLETYVPQFVEYGVKFVGGCCRTTAQDIKRIKKTVINLCGGRST, encoded by the coding sequence ATGACCTCGAAGCGCATAATCGTCATCGACGGAGGTTTCTCCACGCAGCTGGCAACGCACGTTGGCCAAACTACGCTGGACAAGGATCCGCTGTGGAGTAGCCGTTACAACGCTACCAACCCGAACGCCGTCATCGAAACCCATCTGGACTTTCTCAAAGCCGGTGCCGATTGCATCCTGACAAACACCTACCAAGCCTCCATCGAGGGTTACATGGACTTCCTCAACCTGAGTGAAGAGGACAGCATCAAGCTGATCAAGACGACCGTCGAGTTGGCCAAACTGGCACGCACCCGTTACCTCGCGGAAAAGATCGAAAACAAAACCCACAAAATTCCGTGGGTCGTCGGATCGATTGGACCGTACGGTGCGCATCTGCACGACGGTTCCGAGTACACGGGTGCCTACGCGGACACGGTTCCGTACGCGCGCATCCAAAAGTGGCACCGTCAACGAATCAACGCCGTCCTGGAAGCTGGCGTCGACGCGCTCGCCATCGAAACCATCCCGTGTCGAAAGGAAGCGGAAGCCCTGCTGGAGCTGCTCACGACGGAACATCCGACGGTGCGTTTCTGGGTTTCGTTCCAGTGCAAAGACGGCGTCAACACTGCCCGCGGGGAAAATTTCGCCGAAACGTCCGCGGCCATCTGGAGCCAGGCACGTGCCCTCAAGAATCCGAACCTGCTGGCCATCGGCGTCAACTGTTTGCACCCGGTGCATGCCGTCCAGCTGCTGAAGACGGTCAACGAGCGGCGACCCGACGACGACAAGATCCCACTCATCGTGTACCCCAACTCGGGCGAAATCTGGGACAACGGCGTCTGGAAGGGCGAAGAGGACTGCGTGCCGCTGGAAACGTACGTGCCGCAATTTGTCGAGTACGGGGTCAAGTTTGTCGGCGGGTGTTGCCGAACTACGGCGCAGGACATCAAGCGGATCAAGAAGACGGTGATCAACCTGTGCGGCGGACGGAGCACATAG